In Acinetobacter sp. C32I, one genomic interval encodes:
- a CDS encoding cation:proton antiporter, which yields MGNFFLLQALTVVFALSIATTIFNKRILGFPQAIGVPIVSAIFVFILQWGASLLNGNQFITINIHNIEAAVRNIDFYDFLINGVICFILTSSALKFKISDLRSYWKPIGILATIALVLCAGFYAGLLYLFQWLVGYPVPIGVLLLLGAALGATDPIGVKGVLSSIRAPHHLIVKLEGESLFNDAMCIALFMTLLKVLQGEHFSLLATIETLLYEIFVAVIIGFAFGFAILRLLRGKHEMESLILTTALLASGSYLVALFAHASAPIACVIGGLIVGNKWQEIREQREIREVNHFWHTVEGIINSFLFTLIGLELFILDLSANLIIGGIIAFIILHLSRFAANFAAFALFPSFRNKSYNGSLAILSWGGVRGGISLALILAVANIPELSQYSSILIGYTFISVLLSGVVCGLGLPAVMNAFYYNPGEETQGLKGFYQRMCNKMNRRGFKYIVGEDSLGRETITIYNPEILLDQKTDDGVATMHHPNKREEVKRLENPDNF from the coding sequence ATGGGTAACTTTTTTCTTTTACAAGCATTGACGGTTGTTTTTGCCTTATCCATTGCGACGACTATTTTTAATAAACGAATACTCGGTTTTCCTCAGGCAATTGGTGTTCCAATTGTCTCAGCTATTTTTGTCTTTATTTTGCAGTGGGGTGCAAGTCTATTAAATGGCAATCAATTTATTACCATTAATATTCATAATATTGAAGCTGCTGTAAGAAATATTGATTTTTATGATTTTCTAATCAATGGCGTGATTTGTTTTATTTTAACTTCATCTGCGCTGAAATTTAAAATTTCAGATTTAAGGAGTTACTGGAAACCAATTGGTATTTTAGCTACGATTGCACTAGTGTTATGTGCAGGATTTTATGCAGGATTATTGTATTTATTTCAATGGCTGGTTGGTTACCCAGTTCCAATTGGTGTCTTACTATTATTAGGTGCGGCACTTGGTGCAACTGATCCAATTGGCGTTAAAGGGGTGTTAAGTTCTATTCGAGCACCGCATCATCTAATTGTAAAACTAGAAGGTGAGTCATTATTTAATGATGCGATGTGTATTGCTTTATTTATGACCTTATTGAAAGTTCTGCAAGGCGAACATTTTTCATTATTAGCAACCATAGAAACGTTATTATATGAAATCTTTGTTGCAGTAATTATTGGTTTTGCATTTGGTTTTGCGATCTTACGTTTACTAAGAGGTAAACATGAGATGGAGTCACTGATTTTAACCACGGCATTGCTTGCAAGTGGTTCTTATCTCGTTGCCTTATTTGCACATGCATCTGCTCCGATTGCTTGTGTCATTGGCGGTTTGATTGTCGGTAATAAATGGCAGGAAATTAGAGAACAGCGAGAAATTCGTGAAGTAAACCATTTCTGGCATACCGTTGAAGGGATTATTAATTCATTCCTATTTACCTTGATCGGTTTAGAGTTGTTTATTCTGGATTTAAGTGCCAATTTGATTATTGGCGGCATCATTGCCTTTATTATTCTGCACTTATCTCGTTTTGCAGCAAACTTCGCTGCATTCGCCCTATTTCCATCCTTTCGTAATAAAAGCTACAACGGCAGTTTAGCAATTCTCTCGTGGGGTGGTGTTCGAGGAGGGATTTCACTGGCGTTGATCCTTGCAGTGGCGAATATTCCAGAATTGAGCCAATACAGTAGTATCCTGATTGGTTATACCTTTATTAGTGTACTGCTGTCAGGTGTAGTTTGTGGTCTTGGTTTACCTGCTGTGATGAATGCTTTCTACTACAATCCAGGTGAAGAGACCCAAGGGCTGAAGGGTTTTTATCAGCGAATGTGCAATAAGATGAATCGTCGTGGTTTCAAATATATTGTGGGTGAAGATAGTTTGGGAAGAGAAACAATTACTATTTATAATCCAGAAATTTTATTGGATCAGAAAACAGATGATGGTGTTGCAACCATGCATCATCCGAATAAGCGGGAAGAAGTGAAACGATTAGAGAATCCTGATAATTTTTAA